A window of the Microplitis mediator isolate UGA2020A chromosome 5, iyMicMedi2.1, whole genome shotgun sequence genome harbors these coding sequences:
- the LOC130669102 gene encoding DNA replication licensing factor Mcm7, whose translation MATKRLRDYTKDRDQLKTFFEEFVTIDDKSGDKCFKYREQLTKLAHREQVALTIDLDDIHEFDDELAEAIAQNTRRYVNLINELVQEILPDYKEHPVPPKDALDIYIEHRLLMEARNRHPGDQRDPRNRYAPELMRRFEVYFKNFDNAKQLSVRDIKASSIGKLVTVRGIVTRCTEVKPMMVCATYTCDQCGAETYQTIQSLSFRPLDMCESDDCKINKSGGRLYIQTKGSKFIKFQEIKIQEHSDQVPVGHIPRSLTVYCRGETTRHCLPGEHVIFTGVFLPIAKTGFNPSAGGALLSETFLEAHQVTTLTNLQTADDSSKQLTQEELESFTGDDFYTKLACSIAPEIYGLEDVKKALLLLLVGGTDKNKGDIKIRGNINICLMGDPGVAKSQLLGFITRLAPRSQYTTGRGSSGVGLTAAVLKDPLTGQMMLEGGALVLADQGVCCIDEFDKMADSDRTAIHEVMEQQTISIAKAGIMTRLNARVSILAAANPAYGRYNPKRSIEQNIQLPAALLSRFDLLWLIQDRADRDNDLRLAQHITHVHRTGSQPVTETEALDMNLMRRYIALCKTIDPVINPDITDYIVDSYVEMRKEARNSHDRTFTSARNLLAVLRLSTALARLRLSTEVQKEDVAEANRLVEMSKYSINHSEVQNVNKGVSTANKIFQLIREIAGDSKTVKVSEILERCTNKGFNQHQVDDCIEEYEELNVWQVNQARTQITFL comes from the exons atggcTACAAAACGTCTTCGTGATTACACTAAAGATAGAG atCAATTGAAAACATTTTTCGAGGAATTTGTAACAATCGATGATAAATCTGGTGATAAATGTTTCAAATATCGAGAGCAATTAACTAAATTGGCTCATCGTGAGCAAGTTGCGCTTACCATTGATCTAGATGACATTCATGAATTTGACGATGAGCTAGCAGAGGCTATTGCCCAAAATACTCGTAGatatgttaatttaataaatgaa CTTGTTCAAGAAATCTTGCCTGACTACAAAGAACATCCGGTACCTCCAAAAGACGCTCTAGATATTTACATCGAGCATCGTTTGCTTATGGAAGCAAGAAACAGACACCCCGGCGATCAAAGAGATCCCAGGAACAGATATGCGCCTGAATTAATGCGtagatt tgaggtttatttcaaaaactttGACAACGCCAAGCAGCTTTCAGTGCGTGACATAAAGGCCAGCAGTATTGGAAAATTAGTAACTGTCCGTGGTATCGTAACAAGATGTACTGAAGTAAAGCCGATGATGGTATGCGCTACTTATACATGCGACCAATGCGGTGCCGAGACTTATCAGACAATCCAATCACTCAGTTTTCGACCTCTTGACATGTGCGAGAGTGATGACTGCAAGATAAATAAATCCGGTGGCAGATTATATATCCAAACAAAAGGTTCGAAATTCATTAAATTCCAAGAGATTAAAATTCAAGAGCACAGTGACCAAGTTCCCGTTGGTCATATTCCCAGATCATTGACTGTTTATTGTCGTGGCGAGACAACACGTCACTGTTTACCCGGTGAGCATGTTATTTTCACGGGTGTATTTTTACCAATTGCCAAGACAGGTTTTAATCCAAGCGCCGGCGGTGCTCTGCTGAGCGAAACATTTTTAGAAGCCCATCAGGTCACAACGTTGACTAATTTACAGACTGCTGATGACAGCAGCAAACAATTGACACAAGAAGAGCTGGAAAGTTTTACCGGTGATGATTTTTACACAAAACTTGCATGTTCTATCGCTCCGGAAATTTACGGACTGGAGGATGTAAAGAAGGCGCTGCTGCTGCTACTCGTCGGTGGaacggataaaaataaaggcGACATTAAGATCCGCGGtaacataaatatttgtttgatGGGTGATCCTGGAGTTGCTAAATCGCAATTATTGGGTTTCATAACTCGTCTTGCACCGCGATCTCAGTATACGACTGGTCGTGGATCATCGGGAGTCGGTTTGACAGCTGCTGTGCTCAAAGATCCGCTTACAGGACAGATGATGTTGGAAGGAGGTGCGCTAGTACTTGCTGATCAAGGGGTATGTTGTATTGATGAGTTTGACAAAATGGCTGATTCAGACAGAACTGCGATACATGAAGTCATGGAACAACAGACAATATCAATCGCCAAAGCCGGTATAATGACACGTTTGAATGCACGTGTATCAATATTAGCCGCGGCAAATCCAGCGTACGGTAGATATAATCCTAAGCGGAGTATTGAACAGAACATTCAACTTCCCGCGGCTTTACTGTCACGTTTTGACCTTCTCTGGTTGATTCAGGATCGTGCGGACCGGGATAATGACCTTCGTTTAGCTCAGCACATCACTCATGTCCACCGTACGGGCTCTCAGCCTGTCACCGAGACCGAGGCTCTGGACATGAATTTAATGAGAAGATACATCGCGCTCTGCAAAACAATTGACCCTGTTATCAACCCCGATATCACTGATTATATCGTCGATTCTTACGTCGAAATGCGGAAAGAAGCCAGAAACAGCCACGATAGAACTTTTACATCCGCAAGAAATCTTCTTGCTGTTCTCCGTCTGTCAACGGCACTAGCCCGTCTGCGTTTGTCCACCGAGGTACAGAAAGAAGACGTCGCCGAAGCAAACCGTCTTGTTGAGATGTCCAAGTACTCTATCAATCATTCCGAAGTACAGAATGTCAATAAGGGTGTCAGTACTGCCAATAAAATATTCCAGCTGATCAGAGAAATTGCCGGTGACTCAAAGACTGTAAAAGTATCAGAGATTCTTGAGAGATGTACCAACAAAGGGTTTAATCAGCATCAAGTTGATGACTGCATCGAAGAGTACGAAGAGTTGAATGTCTGGCAAGTAAATCAAGCGAGAACACAAATAACTTTCCTATAA
- the LOC130669104 gene encoding bystin, whose product MGKAKKVRVSKGDTIPKKVPLGDQIEGDGIVKSKQRNKSRYRASDDEEFVDSKVSSKVINLTNKQRKEEEEGEDGESSSHRKFTPKLSLGTNEDEEDEMPSDDEQVTGNEFYENIEINEADERALEMFMDRGRTVTRTLADIIMEKLDEKKTEIQTQLSDIGTVQMEEINPVVKSAFEGVKEILSKYRSGPLPKIFKFIPSLRNWEQILYITDPPGWTAAAMYQATRIFASNLKENMAQRFYNLVLLPRIRDDLAEYKRLNFHLYQAVRKALYKPRGFMKGFLLPLLESGDCTLREAIIIGSIIGKNSIPMYESSAALLKIAEMGYTGANSIFIRIFLDKKYALPYRVVDGVVFHFLRMERETRELPVLWHQSLLTFVQRYKSDISSEQKEALLELLKKQYHHTLTAEIRRELQHAKCRDVEGIEPMEA is encoded by the exons atgggGAAAGCTAAAAAAGTTCGAGTATCTAAAGGTGATACGATTCCTAAAAAAGTACCTCTAGGAGATCAAATAGAAGGAGATGGTATCGTTAAATCTAAACAACGTAATAAATCACGTTACCGTGCTAGTGATGATGAg gaATTTGTTGACTCAAAAGTATCGAGTAAAGTTATCAACCTGACAAATAAACAACGCaaggaagaagaagaaggtGAAGATGGAGAAAGTTCATCACACAGAAAGTTTACTCCTAAGCTGAGTCTTGGAACTaatgaagatgaagaagatGAAATGCCGAGTGATGATGAACAAGTTACGGGAAATGAGTTCTACGAGAACATTGAAATTAATGAAGCGGACGAAAGAGCCTTGGAGATGTTTATGGACCGCGGCAGAACAGTAACGAGAACACTCGCTGACATCATAATGGAAAAACTAGACGAGAAGAAAACAGAAATCCAAACGCAGTTATCTGACATTGGCACTGTGCAGATGGAAGAAATAAACCCGGTGGTAAAGTCAGCTTTTGAGGGagtaaaagaaattttgtCCAAGTACAGAAGCGGTCCGCTtccgaaaatatttaaatttataccgTCTTTAAGAAACTGGGAGCAAATTCTTTACATAACCGACCCTCCTGGCTGGACAGCTGCCGCTATGTACCAAGCAACGCGTATTTTTGCGtctaatttaaaagaaaacatGGCCCAGAGATTTTACAATCTAGTTTTGTTACCACGTATACGTGATGATTTAGCAGAATACAAACGATTGAACTTCCATTTGTATCAAGCGGTAAGGAAAGCTTTGTATAAACCCAGAGGGTTTATGAAAGGTTTCCTTCTGCCCTTACTCGAGTCAGGTGACTGTACTCTGAGAGAAGCCATTATTATTGGTTCAATAATTGGTAAGAATTCAATCCCCATGTATGAATCATCAGCAGCTTTACTAAAAATTGCTGAAATGGGTTACACTGGAGCcaacagtatttttattaggatatttttggataaaaaataCGCACTACCTTATCGTGTTGTTGATGGAGTAGTTTTCCATTTCCtcag AATGGAAAGAGAAACACGAGAATTACCAGTCTTGTGGCATCAATCACTTCTGACATTTGTCCAGCGTTACAAAAGTGACATAAGTTCAGAACAAAAAGAAGCGTTACTGGAGTTGCTTAAAAAACAATACCATCATACATTGACAGCTGAAATACGGCGAGAATTACAGCACGCGAAATGCCGCGACGTCGAAGGTATTGAACCCATGGAggcataa
- the LOC130669105 gene encoding ribonuclease H2 subunit B, whose amino-acid sequence MPRVKGSPKKCVKTSSNSNPATNAWVFLMKGEGLEGSDGNIPDVVKLRHPASSQPAMFLFSPGDLTVQEVLTIDENKRSWFVDDNVKSDGKMHLSTPIDPIFLVLPYLRKSQYAVPLDQLLRDDDYPETERLARCQNLKLSLVADRRGDESLQAYKYNEEKTLIWLQKKVERVAEILRQKGIYVSPGAVSANYVKSSKYEPASDTEYLRYAHGIVSEYLTEDLSKKLAQFLNLPEEIENNPKRKLSSPKDVSDNKRPKSEPAETENPPKMRALDLTKPEKVTKQPTKKELARQKAAAGSKNISSFFKKK is encoded by the exons ATGCCTCGAGTTAAAGGATCACCTAAAAAGTGCGTAAAAACTTCATCGAATTCTAATCCTGCTACCAATGCGTGGGTTTTTCTCATGaaag gtgAAGGATTAGAAGGCAGTGATGGAAATATACCGGATGTTGTTAAATTACGGCATCCAGCGTCAAGTCAACCcgcaatgtttttatttagtcCGGGTGATTTGACAGTACAAGAAGTACTGACGATTGACGAAAATAAAAGATCCTGGTTCGTTGACGATAATGTAAAATCGGATGGTAAAATGCATCTGTCAACTCCAATTGATCCAATTTTTCTTGTATTACCGTACTTGAGAAAATCACAGTATGCTGTACCACTTGATCAGCTTCTCAGAGACGACGATTATCCGGAGACAGAAAGACTGGCGCGCTGTCAAAATTTGAAGTTGTCTTTGGTGGCTGATCGTCGTGGTGATGAATCTCTGCAAGCTTACAAGTATAATGAGGAGAAAACTCTCATTTGGTtgcaaaaaaaagtcgaaagaGTCGCTGAGATACTCAGACAAAAGGGTATTTATGTTTCTCCGGGTGCTGTCAGTGCAAATTATGTTAAAAGTAGTAAATATGAACCTGCTAGTGATactg AATACTTAAGATACGCTCATGGTATTGTTTCGGAATATCTGACTGAagatttgtcaaaaaaattagccCAGTTTCTTAATTTACCAGAAGAAATAGAGAATAATCCCAAGCGAAAATTATCAAGCCCTAAAGATGTTTCAGATAACAAACGACCGAAAAGTGAACCTGCTGAAACGGAAAATCCACCGAAAATGCGGGCTCTAGATTTAACTAAACCCGAAAAG gtaACAAAACAACCGACAAAAAAAGAACTTGCCCGTCAAAAAGCAGCTGCTGGGTCGAAAAATATCTCATCattcttcaagaaaaaataa
- the LOC130667705 gene encoding carboxy-terminal domain RNA polymerase II polypeptide A small phosphatase 1, whose protein sequence is MDASSIITQVSRDDELGHFNNEKAQLPRENEANSNNRPPGGKKPRGRGLLRSLLCCLGRGRGSGSSKSSKASSLQGEGRGTPPPGTRSPRYLLPPVRHQDMHKKCMVIDLDETLVHSSFKPINNADFVVPVEIDGTVHQVYVLKRPYVDEFLQRMGELYECVLFTASLAKYADPVADLLDRWGVFRARLFRESCVFHRGNYVKDLNKLGRDLQQIIIVDNSPASYIFHPDNAVPVASWFDDMTDSELLDLIPFFEKLSNVENIYTVLCNSKHPYNQVPGGGTLQNNSSPGQGSMGAS, encoded by the exons ATGGACGCATCGTCCATTATCACCCAAGTGTCACGGGATGACGAGCTTGGCCACTTCAATAATGAGAAAG CACAATTACCGAGAGAAAATGAGGCGAACAGCAACAACAGACCACCGGGTGGTAAAAAACCTCGAGGAAGAGGTTTGCTGCGGTCTCTCCTGTGCTGTCTGGGCAGGGGACGAGGCAGTGGCAGCTCGAAAAGCTCGAAGGCAAGTTCTCTGCAGGGCGAGGGCAGAGGGACTCCGCCTCCTGGCACCCGATCACCGAGATACCTTTTGCCACCCGTTAGACATCAGGATATGCACAAAAAGTGTATGGTAATTGACCTGGATGAAACTCTGGTGCACAGTTCCTTCAAACCAATAAACAATGCAGACTTCGTTGTGCCTGTCGAGATTGACGGAACAGTCCACCAGGTGTACGTTTTGAAGAGGCCTTACGTCGACGAGTTTTTACAGAGAATGGGTGAACTTTATGAATGTGTTCTATTTACCGCGAGTCTTGCTAAA tACGCGGATCCAGTTGCTGATTTGCTTGATAGATGGGGAGTCTTTAGAGCAAGGTTGTTTAGAGAATCGTGTGTTTTTCATCGTGGTAATTATGTCAAGGATTTAAATAAGCTTGGTAGAGACCTTCAGCAGATTATAATCGTTGATAATAGTCCAGCGAGTTATATATTTCACCCGGATAATgca GTACCGGTAGCTTCATGGTTTGATGACATGACAGATTCGGAGCTGCTTGACCTGAttcccttttttgaaaagCTGAGTAATGTGGAAAATATTTACACTGTACTGTGTAATAGCAAACATCCGTACAATCAAGTACCCGGTGGCGGtactttacaaaataattcGAGCCCTGGACAAGGATCAATGGGGGCCTCCTAG
- the LOC130667972 gene encoding aspartate aminotransferase, mitochondrial yields MAQSTRLMSLSSLPGGLLRKRTNGVISTSSRLASSWWSHVEMGPPDVILGVTEAYKRDNHPQKINLGVGAYRDDNGKPFLLPSVLKAEERIKSKKLDKEYLPISGDPNFCTNSITLALGDGNDVVANKLNTTVQGISGTGSLCIGAFFLSKFFPGNKEVYMPTPTWGNHIPLFKLAGLTPKSYRYYDPKTCGLDFQGALEDISKIPEKSIILLHACAHNPTGVDPKPEQWKELSALIKKKNLFPFFDMAYQGFASGDTARDAMAVRLFVKEGHQIALAQSYAKNMGLYGERIGAFSLVASSAEEAARTMSQVKILIRPMFSNPPLSGARIVNEILSEPMLKQEWLGDVKSMADRIIGVRNKLREGLKKNGSTRDWSHITDQIGMFCFTGLKPAEVEKLTSEHHIYLTKDGRISMAGVTSKNVEYLAHAIHQVTK; encoded by the exons atggCACAAAGCACCAGATTAAtgtcattatcatcattaccCGGTGGGTTACTGAGAAAACGTACGAATGGAGTTATTTCAACTTCTTCTAGACTTGCAAg cTCGTGGTGGTCGCATGTGGAAATGGGTCCACCGGATGTTATTTTGGGAGTTACGGAAGCCTACAAGAGAGATAATCATCctcagaaaataaatcttGGTGTAGGAGCTTACAGAGACGACAATGGAAAACCTTTTTTATTACCTAGTGTTTTAAAA GCGGAAGAGAGAATCAAGTCGAAGAAATTGGATAAAGAATACTTGCCTATTTCTGGTGACCCTAATTTCTGTACTAATAGCATTACATTAGCACTTGGAGATGGTAATGATGTGGTAGCTAATAAATTA aatACAACCGTGCAAGGTATTTCCGGTACGGGATCATTGTGTAtcggtgcattttttttgagtaaatttTTCCCTGGTAACAAAGAAGTCTACATGCCAACACCAACATGGGGAAATCATAttccattatttaaattagctGGACTTACTCCTAAATCTTATCGTTACTATGACCCTAAGACATGTGGGTTAGACTTTCAGGGAGCCCTAGAAGACATTTCt AAAATTCCAGAGAAGTCAATAATTCTTTTACATGCCTGTGCTCATAATCCTACGGGTGTTGATCCTAAACCTGAACAATGGAAAGAATTATCAgcattaattaagaaaaaaaatttattcccaTTCTTTGATATGGCGTACCAAGGTTTTGCATCag gTGACACAGCGAGGGATGCAATGGCGGTAAGATTGTTTGTGAAAGAAGGTCATCAGATAGCTCTGGCTCAGTCTTATGCCAAAAACATGGGACTCTATGGCGAACGTATTGGAGCATTTTCGCTGGTGGCATCAAGTGCTGAGGAAGCGGCGCGTACGATGTCGCAAGTAAAAATACTTATCCGTCCCATGTTCTCTAATCCACCTCTCAGTGGTGCTCGCATTGTAAATGAAATCCTCAGTGAGCCAATGCTGAAGCAAGAGTGGCTTGGAGATGTTAAGTCGATGGCTGATCGTATTATTGGAGTACGTAATAAATTACGCGAAGGCTTGAAGAAAAATGGAAGCACTCGCGACTGGTCACATATCACAGACCAAATTGGAATGTTCTGTTTCACTGGACTTAAACCTGCtgag GTGGAAAAATTAACATCTGAACATcacatttatttaacaaaagaCGGCAGAATATCAATGGCAGGAGTTACATCGAAGAATGTTGAGTATCTAGCTCACGCAATCCATCAagttactaaataa
- the LOC130667974 gene encoding uncharacterized protein LOC130667974, with protein MALSRIRCSKEFSSVLNKFNHTVDAHSKKLIEFKYPNIPKTVNFHLSRVRNYPEAPKIPLPLNVSEIFGNETGRFTPERARDITAPVLSLMNGPNGASNRLNSSRTWGGLRCVDSHVASYDCFGAVSLNSSMQTMVPKPFCSVGKSTYLNMPGGQWARDGKYIAQDMQKSHYAVLKNQKSSFSKRTLSSTIYQVQVAQYSTDTNKQMDSKDSSASLPPSSSNDKNEKLTNGQKLKKAVKDYGSTVVIFHITISLMSLGIFYVIVYSGLDIQAFVKMLPGNSSERLENVMANSSTFLIAYAIHKLFAPVRISITLGATPFIVNYLRKIGILSKKVTKT; from the exons ATGGCTCTGTCAAGAATTAGATGTTCAAAAGAATTTTCatctgttttaaataaatttaatcatacag TTGACGcacattcaaaaaaattaattgaatttaaatatccaAATATTCCGAAGACTGTCAATTTTCATCTATCACGTGTACGTAATTATCCAGAAGCACCAAAAATACCTTTGCCACTCAACGTGTCTGAAATATTCGGTAATGAAACTGGTCGATTTACTCCAGAGCGTGCTAGAGACATAACAGCACCAGTTTTATCGCTGATGAATGGACCCAACGGAGCGTCCAATCGCTTGAATTCGTCAAGAACTTGGGGTGGATTGAGATGTGTTGACTCTCATGTTGCTTCTTATGATTGTTTTGGGGCTGTGAGTCTGAACAGTAGCATGCAGACGATGGTTCCAAAGCCCTTCTGCTCAGTTGGAAAGTCAACTTACCTAAACATGCCTGGTGGTCAGTGGGCCAGAGACGGAAAATATATCGCCCAAGACATGCAAAAGTCCCATTATGCTGTTCTGAAGAATCAAAAGTCAAGTTTTTCTAAAC GTACTTTATCATCGACGATTTATCAAGTACAAGTCGCTCAGTATTCCACGGATActaataaacaaatggattcaAAAGATTCATCAGCTTCTTTGCCACCTTCGTCATCAAAcgacaaaaatgaaaaattaacaaatggTCAGAAACTTAAAAAAGCTGTTAAGGATTACGGGAGTACTGTAGTTATATTCCATATAACAATTTCATTGATGtcacttggtattttttacgTTATTGTTTATAG tggacTAGACATTCAAGCATTCGTCAAAATGCTTCCCGGTAATTCAAGTGAACGACTGGAGAATGTTATGGCAAACTCATCAACATTTCTAATAGCGTACGCAATACACAAGTTATTTGCTCCGGTAAGAATATCAATAACTCTAGGAGCAACACCATTCATCGTAAACTATCTGCGAAAAATTGGTATTCTTTCGAAAAAAGTCACTAAAACGTGA